The Episyrphus balteatus chromosome 3, idEpiBalt1.1, whole genome shotgun sequence genome segment CACTTGGAACGTTGCTGAAGCTGGATGAGATATTCAGAACTCCATCGTTTCCAGAAGTGCTGACGTAAGTTAGAAATGCGATGCCAGCTGTTCAAAAGATTGCCTTCAAAATATTTAGCATCGGGTTCTGGGATTGTTTTGAGTGGTTCTCCGATCAAAAAATGACCAGGCGTGAGAACTGCCAAGTCATTAACGTCTGATGAAATGGGACACAGTGGTCTCGAGTTGACGCAAGCTTCGATTTCGGCCAATAAAGTTGAAAATTCTTCGTAAGTAAGAAGATGTTCACCAAGTGTGCGACGTAGATGAAATTTAACTCGCTTCACAGCAGCTTCCCAGTAGCCGCCCATGTGAGGAGCTGCTGGAGGATTGAAATGCCAGTCCGTTCCATCTTCAGAAAGATAATGAGCTAGTATTTCGTCCTTGCAAGCTTCAGAGAGTAATAGCTTGAGCTCTTTTTCGGCACCAACAAAGTTCGTTCCGTTATCACTGTAAAGGTCTTTACAGTGGCCTCGACGAGATACGAAACGTTTGAAAACGGATATGAAAGTAGCCGAAGAAAGGTCGCTAGCGAGCTCTAGGTGCATTGCACCAGTTGCCATACAAATGAATACCGAAATGTATCCCTTCATAGCTTTAGCTCCTCGACCTTTTGACATTCGTAGGTAAACAGGTCCAGCGAAATCGACACCACTACTCAGGAAAGGTCTAGATGCTGTTACTCGAGGTCTAGGCAAGTCACCCATGAGTTGTCTTTGAAGATGATGGGTTTGTCGACGACATTTGATGCAGGATAGAGAAATCTTTCTCAAGACACTACGAGCGTTGATGACCCAAAAGCGGCTTTGTAGCGTTGCTTGCATTAATTGCGAACCTGCATGAAGTGTAATGCGATGAATGTCGTCACAGATgagttttgtgatttttgatgtCTTCGGTAGTAGAAGGGGATACTTTTTGTCTGGTGATAAGGATGTGTTTGTAAGTCGACCTCCAACTCTCAGCATTCCTTTTTCGTCCAAAAAAGGGTGGAGTCTTAGTAACTTACTGTGACATGAGACAGGTTTGTTGGATTCGAGGCGTTTGATATCGTCATTGAAGAAAAGTTCTTGAGTTAGTTTTACCAAGAAGAGAAGAGCTTCGTCCAATTCAAAAAGTCGAAGATGATGATTTCGAAAGGGTGTAGCTTCTTTTTCTTTGCGTATTAGCGCGGCTTGTTGAAGATTGTACTTGTACCTTAAAAGGTATGCAGCAATACGCTTCAATTTTGTGAGTGACGAATAGCGATTTATTAGTTCATACATCGGCGGTGGGTTGGAAGTAGTTGCGATGTTGACAGGTTCAGAACGTTGGTCCAAGATGGTTGAGTAGATTTCTTGAGGGGGCCAAGATGACTCAGGTAGGCGCAGCCAAGAGGGACCATTCCACCAAAGGGAAAATTGGGACAAATTATCTGGAGTTATGCCTCTGGTTGCACAATCAGCTGGGTTTTGGGCAGTTGGAACATGGTACCAATTTTCGGGTGGTATTACTTGTTGGATTTGTGAGACTCGATTTGCCACAAAAGTACACCACTTGCCAGGAAATTGTCGAATCCAAGCGAGACATATTGTTGAATCTGTCCACCCAAAGACATGACGGATGTTGGTTCCTAAAGTTGGTTGTATTGTTGAAACTAATTTGGCTAATAGAGCGGCTGCGCATAACTCCAGGCGGGGCAAGGAAAGTGTTGTCGTTTTCAAAGGAGCGACCCTTGTTTTTGCTGTCACTAGTTGAACAGTGATGTCCCCATTTGATGTGACTGTGCGAATATATAGGGCGGCGGCGTAAGCGTTTTGCGAGGCGTCAGCGAAACCATGCAGGTCGGATGTTGCATTGGGGATTCCTAACCCTACCCACCgtggaattttgatttttgctaGTTCTGCTATATGTTCGGTGTAGTGAAGCCATTGTCGGTTGACGTCCTGTGGCACTGCTTCATCCCAATCAACCCTGGGTTGCCAAAGGCGTTGAAATAGCATTTTAGGAATGATTGTTGTTGGGGCGAGAAGGCCAAGGGGGTCGAACAATTTTGTGGCTTCTGAAAGTAGTAAACGTTTTGTTAACTTGGATGTTCTTACCTCAAAAGTTTTGACTGAGAAAGATAATTTGTCAAACGATGGGTCCCACTGAAGTCCTAGAGTTCGAACTCCATCTGCGTCTGATAAGTCTAATGGCTGGAGGAGTTCACGATGATGGTCTGGCAGAGAATTTATGACGAGAGCAGAATTCGAAGACCATTTACGTAGTGAAAACCCTCCTTTAGCTAGGATGGTGGATACGTCTACCTGAAGCCTTTGCAAATCTTCTTCTTCATGGCAGCCAGTCAGAAGGTCATCCATATAAAAATGGTTCATGATGGCGTTTGCTGCAGCAGGAGAGTTTTGACCTTCGTCTAAAGCGACTTGTTGTAATGATTTGACAGCGAGATGGGATGAAGAAGCGACACCATATGTGACGGTCAGAATTCGATATTCTTCGATGTCGTCTTTGGGTGAATTTCGCCAAACGATACGTTGGTAGTCGATGTGTTCTTTATGCATTCTTACCTGGCGATACATTTTGGTCACGTCAGCACTCATAGCAAACCGGTAGGTCCGCATTCGTATTAAAGCCAAGTAAAGTTCAGGTTGAAGCTGTGGACCGACCATTTGGGTGTCATTAAGCGAAAACCCGGTGGTAGTGCGGCAAGACGCGTTGAAAACGACTCTCAACTTAGTCGTTGTGCTTGTTTCCTTGAAGACGGCTCTATGAGGCATGTAATAATGCTTACCAGGGACAGCTTGATGATTAACTTTTTCCATGTGACCAAGGTCAATAAACTCTTGGATGAAATTCCTATATTGATCTTTTAGGGATTCATCTTTCAGGAATAGAGCCTCCATGCGTTGTAGAGCTCGAATTGCAGCATTTCGTGAATTGCCGAGAGGGCAATCGGATTTGAATGGTAGTCTGACAACGTATCGCCCATCTTCTTGGCGATAATGAgtcttttcaaaaatcttttcgCATGTTAATTCTTCGATTGAAAGATGTTTGATTTCAGGTAGAGCTTCAATTTGCCAAAATTTTGTAACAGCCTTGGTAAGTGCGGTGTTACAAAACAAGCATACTGCTGAGTTGAGTGCGGTAGATGTGTTCATTGATGGGGTTTTTGCGGTAGAAGCGGAAATTGCGGTTTCTGATGCAGCAACTGCGGTAGTAGAAAAAGCGGATGATGCGGTTGTGGTCATTGTTGCGGGTGATACAGTAGAAGCGAGTGTTGCGGGTAATATCGTTGTATCGACTGTTGCGGAGTTGTGTATTTTGCCGAAAAGAATCCATCCCAGTGTAGATTGTTGTGCCATAGGTGTTCCAGTGGGGCCTTTGATTAACCCTGTGCAAAGGAATTGTCCTAATTCATCGGCTCCGACTAAAATATCGATGGAAGCTGGTGTGCCGAAATGTGGGTCAGCGAGATTAAGTGACATTAGGTGTGACCAGTTTTGTCGACAGATGTGGACCGGAGGAAGCATGTTCGTGAGTTTAGGTAGAACTTGAGCGATTATGGTGGTAGAAAAGCTGTGATCAGTTGATGAAACCTGGAGTTGAACCTCACCCTTGGAACTTCCAGCTGTTGTGGCACCAATTCCTTGTATCATTGTTGTTTTTGGAGATCTTTTAAGTTTCAATCTACGCATACAATTTTCAGTTATGAAACTGAGATGAGATCCATTGTCGAAAAGTACTCGGGCTGGTTGATATCGTCCAGAATTGTCAAGGATGTCGACAATAGCCGTGCCTAAAAGCACTTGATGTTCTGATATTGAGCAATAAGATTGCGAATAGTTTGATGGTATTTTGCTGGACGTAGATGGCGAATCATCGTGTAGAAGCGAATGATGACGTATGCGACACGTGCGGCAGGTGTTAGCGCTGCGGCATTTCTCATCTAAATGCCCAGATCCAAGGCAGTTTGTGCACAGTTTATTGTCTTTGACAAAACCAATTCTCTTTTTTACATCAAACGCGCGAAACTTGTCACAGGCGAAAATCTTGTGGTTGCTGGAGCAAACTGAACATGAATCAGCTGATGACTTCGCAGGTGTATTTTGGTTTTGTTCTTGTGCTGCGGATGATGCAAGAAGAGAAGAAAAAGGTTTGTTTGGCTTACCTCTTTGTGGTGTTGCTTTAAATGCGGCAGGCTTTTGATATGAGTCAATTGCATCCAAGCTACGACatcttttttcaagaaaagtcACTAAATCATCGAATTTGGGAACAGTGTCTTCAGTAAATGATAATTCCCATTGCCTGTGAGTTTCGGCGTCTAGCTTACTGACCGTTAAATGTACCAGCCAGTCATCCCAATTTGTTACAGGTCTGCCTAAAGCCTTGAGACTCTGGAAGTGCTCTTGAATAGTATCAACTAGATGCCTCAAAGCGGATGATGACTCATTGTTGAGTTTCTTCAATGAGAAGAGGGCGCGAAAATGAGCATCGATTAGCACACGTTGTACATCATAGCGTTTCTTGAGCAGACTCCAAGCTTCTTGGTAGTTATTGTTTGTAATGGGAAGCCCATTAATTATTTGCAAGGCGCGCGCACTATCTGCCAAGGAACATCGtaaatattgcaatttttgtgCGCCTGACAACGTGTCAACGGAGTGTACAACGGAGACGAATGCATCATGGAACGGCCTCCAAT includes the following:
- the LOC129915105 gene encoding uncharacterized protein LOC129915105, which encodes MSLVKRDSSRNGLKRCLTASKKAESLDQPDIESYLVILGDHWSNFLLAQEAVELSCGEDTIQDQESEREQGEQWYRVALANFNRALAKVRTNIEPHNENAPAPTRANIKLPPLGLPKFSGEAKDWRPFHDAFVSVVHSVDTLSGAQKLQYLRCSLADSARALQIINGLPITNNNYQEAWSLLKKRYDVQRVLIDAHFRALFSLKKLNNESSSALRHLVDTIQEHFQSLKALGRPVTNWDDWLVHLTVSKLDAETHRQWELSFTEDTVPKFDDLVTFLEKRCRSLDAIDSYQKPAAFKATPQRGKPNKPFSSLLASSAAQEQNQNTPAKSSADSCSVCSSNHKIFACDKFRAFDVKKRIGFVKDNKLCTNCLGSGHLDEKCRSANTCRTCRIRHHSLLHDDSPSTSSKIPSNYSQSYCSISEHQVLLGTAIVDILDNSGRYQPARVLFDNGSHLSFITENCMRRLKLKRSPKTTMIQGIGATTAGSSKGEVQLQVSSTDHSFSTTIIAQVLPKLTNMLPPVHICRQNWSHLMSLNLADPHFGTPASIDILVGADELGQFLCTGLIKGPTGTPMAQQSTLGWILFGKIHNSATVDTTILPATLASTVSPATMTTTASSAFSTTAVAASETAISASTAKTPSMNTSTALNSAVCLFCNTALTKAVTKFWQIEALPEIKHLSIEELTCEKIFEKTHYRQEDGRYVVRLPFKSDCPLGNSRNAAIRALQRMEALFLKDESLKDQYRNFIQEFIDLGHMEKVNHQAVPGKHYYMPHRAVFKETSTTTKLRVVFNASCRTTTGFSLNDTQMVGPQLQPELYLALIRMRTYRFAMSADVTKMYRQVRMHKEHIDYQRIVWRNSPKDDIEEYRILTVTYGVASSSHLAVKSLQQVALDEGQNSPAAANAIMNHFYMDDLLTGCHEEEDLQRLQVDVSTILAKGGFSLRKWSSNSALVINSLPDHHRELLQPLDLSDADGVRTLGLQWDPSFDKLSFSVKTFEVRTSKLTKRLLLSEATKLFDPLGLLAPTTIIPKMLFQRLWQPRVDWDEAVPQDVNRQWLHYTEHIAELAKIKIPRWVGLGIPNATSDLHGFADASQNAYAAALYIRTVTSNGDITVQLVTAKTRVAPLKTTTLSLPRLELCAAALLAKLVSTIQPTLGTNIRHVFGWTDSTICLAWIRQFPGKWCTFVANRVSQIQQVIPPENWYHVPTAQNPADCATRGITPDNLSQFSLWWNGPSWLRLPESSWPPQEIYSTILDQRSEPVNIATTSNPPPMYELINRYSSLTKLKRIAAYLLRYKYNLQQAALIRKEKEATPFRNHHLRLFELDEALLFLVKLTQELFFNDDIKRLESNKPVSCHSKLLRLHPFLDEKGMLRVGGRLTNTSLSPDKKYPLLLPKTSKITKLICDDIHRITLHAGSQLMQATLQSRFWVINARSVLRKISLSCIKCRRQTHHLQRQLMGDLPRPRVTASRPFLSSGVDFAGPVYLRMSKGRGAKAMKGYISVFICMATGAMHLELASDLSSATFISVFKRFVSRRGHCKDLYSDNGTNFVGAEKELKLLLSEACKDEILAHYLSEDGTDWHFNPPAAPHMGGYWEAAVKRVKFHLRRTLGEHLLTYEEFSTLLAEIEACVNSRPLCPISSDVNDLAVLTPGHFLIGEPLKTIPEPDAKYFEGNLLNSWHRISNLRQHFWKRWSSEYLIQLQQRSKWNRSYPNLSIGDLVVIRDENLPPTKWKLGRIASTHPGDDDKVRVVTIKTSDGCLTRPIVKVSPLLSIDNDWN